In Streptomyces sp. 840.1, one DNA window encodes the following:
- a CDS encoding class I SAM-dependent methyltransferase, with protein sequence MSQSSSPRVPARSSASASAPSSASVADFYDALAGDYHLVYADWDAGIRRQGAALDALIGRERAEVLDCSCGIGTQAIGLALRGHDVTGTDLSPRAAARAAREAERRGLGLRTAAADMRCLPFPDGRFDVVVCADNSLPHLLTAQDVHAALAEMRRVLRPGGLLLVSTRPYDELLRERPVSTAPQAHPADDDEERNVTFQLWHWHEDGEHYDLEHFQLLAAAPQAEWRVRVRRATYWALGRDRLASFAAGAGFAGPQWRMPDESGFFQPLLVARAR encoded by the coding sequence ATGTCTCAGTCGTCGTCGCCACGGGTACCGGCACGGTCATCGGCATCGGCCTCTGCACCGTCATCGGCATCGGTGGCCGACTTCTACGACGCACTGGCCGGCGACTACCACCTCGTCTACGCGGACTGGGACGCCGGCATCCGCCGCCAGGGCGCCGCCCTGGACGCGTTGATCGGCCGGGAGCGGGCCGAGGTGCTCGACTGCTCCTGCGGCATCGGCACCCAGGCCATCGGCCTCGCGCTGCGCGGGCACGACGTCACCGGGACCGACCTCAGCCCCCGCGCCGCCGCACGCGCCGCCCGTGAGGCCGAGCGCCGAGGGCTCGGCCTGCGTACGGCCGCCGCCGACATGCGGTGCCTGCCGTTTCCCGACGGCCGGTTCGACGTCGTCGTCTGCGCCGACAACTCACTGCCGCACCTGCTGACCGCGCAGGACGTGCACGCCGCGCTGGCGGAGATGCGCCGCGTGCTGCGGCCGGGCGGTCTGCTGCTGGTCAGCACCCGCCCCTACGACGAACTGCTGCGCGAGCGCCCCGTTTCCACGGCTCCCCAGGCCCACCCCGCCGACGACGACGAGGAACGGAACGTCACCTTCCAGCTCTGGCACTGGCACGAGGACGGCGAGCACTACGACCTCGAGCACTTCCAGCTCCTGGCGGCGGCCCCGCAGGCGGAGTGGCGCGTCCGGGTCCGCCGCGCCACCTACTGGGCGCTGGGCAGGGACCGGCTCGCCTCGTTCGCCGCCGGGGCCGGGTTCGCCGGGCCGCAGTGGCGGATGCCCGACGAGTCCGGTTTCTTCCAGCCGCTGCTCGTGGCCCGCGCGCGATAA
- a CDS encoding DinB family protein encodes MTATTTGHKRDLRLYLQDARDTFLWKLEGASEYDIRRPLTPTGTNLLGLVKHVTGAEAFYFGAAFGRPVEAPDLWIAGDAEPNADLWATADETRAEIVAGYRRVWAHSDATIDALDLDAVGRLPGEAGTELTLHRILVHMVAETQRHAGHADIVRELVDGTTGLRAGSDNMASGDAAWWASHRDRVERAAREAPDALTPRP; translated from the coding sequence ATGACCGCGACCACGACCGGCCACAAGCGAGACCTCCGCCTCTATCTGCAGGATGCCCGCGACACCTTCCTCTGGAAGCTCGAAGGAGCGTCCGAGTACGACATCCGGCGCCCGCTGACCCCGACCGGCACCAACCTGCTGGGGCTGGTCAAGCACGTGACCGGAGCCGAGGCGTTCTACTTCGGCGCCGCCTTCGGGCGGCCCGTCGAGGCGCCGGATCTCTGGATCGCCGGGGACGCCGAGCCGAACGCGGACCTGTGGGCCACCGCCGACGAGACACGTGCGGAGATCGTCGCCGGGTACCGCCGGGTGTGGGCCCACTCGGACGCGACGATCGACGCGCTGGACCTGGACGCCGTCGGCCGGCTCCCCGGGGAAGCGGGGACCGAGCTGACGCTCCACCGGATCCTCGTCCACATGGTCGCCGAGACCCAACGGCACGCCGGGCACGCCGACATCGTCCGGGAACTCGTCGACGGGACCACGGGCCTGCGGGCCGGGAGCGACAACATGGCCTCCGGCGACGCGGCCTGGTGGGCGAGCCACCGGGACCGGGTGGAGCGCGCGGCCCGGGAGGCCCCGGACGCGTTGACGCCGCGCCCGTGA
- a CDS encoding MFS transporter, which translates to MSATPSATPSLLRQPGFRAFYAGRLVSLLGSSMAPVALAFAVLDASGSTGDLGFVLAARMLPLLALLLVGGAVADRASRRNVLVAVHLGAALTQGGVAALLLTGHYAPAPVAVLEFLNGALGAFTAPALRGVLPQLVDRARLKQANSLLGTARNATKILGPSLAGVLVVAAGSGPAIAFDAFTYLLAAGFLARLTFAGAPDAPRRTTTLAADIRDGWTEFRAIRWVWIGTLSFCLMNLALTGTWQILGPQLTRQLSGEAAWGLVLSARGIGLLVSGLLMYRLVVRHLLRLGQLTSALAALPLLALGARLHIPWLLAAAFVAGLGSAVTAVAWDTSMQEHVPPQVLSRVASYDELLSYIAIPAGQLCVGPLAQAYGAFRVAAAAGVISAAAATLPLASRAVRRLPHAAGPVPAAAAASGPGPTPAPGARGAA; encoded by the coding sequence TTGTCCGCTACTCCGTCCGCCACTCCGTCCCTTCTCCGGCAGCCGGGGTTCCGCGCGTTCTACGCCGGGCGGCTGGTGTCGCTGCTCGGCAGCTCGATGGCCCCGGTCGCGCTGGCCTTCGCGGTCCTGGACGCCTCCGGCAGCACCGGGGACCTCGGCTTCGTGCTGGCCGCCCGCATGCTGCCGCTGCTGGCGCTGCTCCTGGTGGGCGGGGCGGTGGCCGACCGCGCCTCGCGCCGCAACGTACTGGTCGCCGTCCATCTGGGCGCGGCGCTCACCCAGGGCGGGGTCGCGGCGCTCCTGCTGACCGGCCACTACGCGCCGGCCCCGGTGGCCGTGCTGGAGTTCCTGAACGGCGCGCTGGGCGCGTTCACGGCCCCGGCCCTGCGCGGGGTCCTGCCGCAGCTGGTCGACCGGGCCCGGCTCAAGCAGGCGAACTCCCTGCTGGGCACGGCCCGCAACGCCACGAAGATCCTCGGGCCGAGCCTGGCCGGTGTGCTCGTCGTGGCGGCGGGCAGCGGCCCGGCCATCGCCTTCGACGCGTTCACCTACCTGCTGGCGGCGGGTTTCCTCGCGCGGCTCACGTTCGCCGGCGCCCCGGACGCACCCCGGCGGACGACCACCCTGGCCGCCGACATCCGCGACGGGTGGACCGAGTTCCGCGCGATCCGCTGGGTGTGGATCGGCACGCTGTCGTTCTGCCTGATGAATCTGGCCCTGACCGGCACCTGGCAGATCCTGGGCCCCCAGCTCACCCGGCAGCTCAGCGGTGAGGCGGCCTGGGGCCTGGTGCTCAGCGCCCGTGGCATCGGGCTGCTGGTGTCCGGCCTGCTGATGTACCGGCTGGTCGTACGGCACCTGCTCCGCCTCGGACAGCTGACGAGCGCCCTCGCCGCGCTCCCGCTGCTCGCCCTGGGCGCCCGTCTGCACATCCCGTGGCTGCTGGCCGCCGCGTTCGTCGCGGGGCTGGGCTCCGCCGTCACGGCCGTCGCCTGGGACACCTCGATGCAGGAGCACGTTCCGCCACAGGTGCTCTCGCGCGTCGCTTCGTACGACGAGCTGCTCTCGTACATCGCGATCCCGGCCGGCCAGCTGTGCGTCGGCCCGCTGGCCCAGGCGTACGGCGCGTTCCGCGTCGCGGCGGCCGCCGGGGTGATCTCGGCGGCCGCGGCCACGCTCCCCCTGGCCTCCCGCGCCGTACGCCGCCTGCCCCACGCCGCAGGGCCGGTTCCCGCTGCGGCTGCGGCCTCGGGGCCGGGTCCGACTCCTGCTCCGGGGGCGCGGGGCGCGGCGTAG
- a CDS encoding helix-turn-helix transcriptional regulator — protein MVMLRLSSMALSRSRFALSPLAETLGSMSVLVKPCSDPWLGPWYGRHRAAFLAVLDADSFARGLVELISSTKYLPGYITLPPSGGMRTALDDELAPVAAASDAAVRADLEAAVAHSWKRHDLGWLTGHGWGARTAGLFRYTWEAHILADWPRRRALLERDVSHRAGLLAAYGWPRALQQMNRRSAWVGADAIRFSHQPGPDRVVGEDGMLFVPVCVTSGTWLAEEPPARYALVYPARGSAAEATGGPRPARALERLIGTGRAAVLHELERPATSTELARHFGQSLGTVGGHLAVLRDAGLVTGTRVGRRVVYRRTGAGDALAGDAPA, from the coding sequence ATGGTGATGCTGCGGCTGAGCTCGATGGCCCTGTCCCGGTCCAGGTTCGCGCTGTCGCCGCTGGCCGAGACGCTGGGGTCGATGAGCGTGCTGGTCAAGCCGTGCTCCGATCCGTGGCTCGGTCCCTGGTACGGCCGGCACCGCGCCGCCTTCCTCGCCGTCCTCGACGCCGATTCCTTCGCCAGGGGCCTGGTCGAGCTGATCTCCTCGACCAAGTACCTCCCCGGCTACATCACCCTGCCGCCGTCCGGCGGGATGCGTACCGCCCTGGACGACGAGCTGGCCCCCGTCGCCGCCGCCTCCGACGCGGCCGTGCGCGCCGACCTCGAAGCAGCGGTGGCGCACAGCTGGAAGCGGCACGACCTGGGGTGGCTGACCGGGCACGGCTGGGGAGCCCGTACGGCCGGTCTGTTCCGGTACACGTGGGAGGCGCACATCCTCGCGGACTGGCCGCGCCGCCGGGCGCTGCTGGAGCGGGACGTCAGCCACCGGGCGGGACTGCTGGCCGCCTACGGCTGGCCCCGCGCCCTCCAGCAGATGAACCGCCGGAGCGCCTGGGTCGGCGCGGACGCGATCCGCTTCAGCCACCAGCCGGGACCGGACCGTGTCGTCGGCGAGGACGGAATGCTGTTCGTGCCGGTCTGTGTGACGAGCGGCACCTGGCTCGCCGAGGAACCCCCCGCCCGGTACGCCCTGGTCTATCCGGCGCGCGGGTCCGCCGCCGAAGCCACCGGCGGACCCAGGCCCGCCCGCGCGCTGGAGCGGCTGATCGGCACCGGCCGCGCCGCCGTGCTCCACGAACTGGAACGTCCCGCCACCAGCACCGAACTCGCCCGCCACTTCGGCCAGTCGCTCGGCACTGTCGGCGGGCATCTGGCGGTCCTGCGCGACGCGGGCCTGGTCACGGGCACGAGGGTCGGCCGGCGGGTCGTCTACCGGCGTACCGGGGCCGGCGACGCCCTCGCCGGGGACGCACCTGCCTGA
- a CDS encoding Bax inhibitor-1/YccA family protein: protein MRSSNPVFSRRGFSRDNGYANVNAAPQAGAPVAGANPYATNPYAQPDAQYGAPQAPARSGVMTIDDVVTRTALTLGTVVAGAAVAWALLPVDEANLNKSYGIAIGAALIAFVLSLVQSFKRKPVPALIIAYAAFEGVFLGVISSAVSTYISPGVVMQAVMGTMCVFAGVLFAYKMRWIRVTRRFYGFVMAAAMGFMLLMVVNLLFAAFGGGDGLGFRSGGLGILFGVVGIILGACFLALDFKQVEDGVAFGAPREESWLAAFGLTMTLVWIYLEMLRLLSILSGDD from the coding sequence ATGAGGAGCAGCAACCCGGTCTTCTCGCGACGGGGCTTCAGCCGCGACAACGGTTACGCGAACGTCAACGCGGCACCGCAGGCCGGGGCCCCCGTAGCGGGTGCCAACCCGTACGCCACCAACCCCTATGCCCAGCCGGACGCCCAGTACGGCGCCCCGCAGGCGCCGGCGCGTTCCGGTGTGATGACGATCGACGATGTCGTCACCCGTACGGCGCTGACGCTGGGCACGGTCGTGGCGGGTGCCGCGGTCGCCTGGGCCCTGCTCCCGGTCGACGAGGCGAACCTCAACAAGTCGTACGGCATCGCGATCGGCGCCGCGCTGATCGCCTTCGTGCTGTCGCTCGTCCAGTCCTTCAAGCGCAAGCCGGTTCCCGCGCTGATCATCGCGTACGCGGCCTTCGAGGGTGTCTTCCTCGGGGTCATCTCCAGCGCGGTGAGCACGTACATCTCACCGGGTGTCGTGATGCAGGCGGTGATGGGCACCATGTGTGTCTTCGCCGGTGTGCTGTTCGCGTACAAGATGCGCTGGATCCGCGTCACCCGCCGGTTCTACGGCTTCGTGATGGCCGCCGCCATGGGCTTCATGCTCCTGATGGTGGTCAACCTGCTGTTCGCAGCCTTCGGTGGCGGTGACGGCCTCGGCTTCCGCAGCGGTGGCCTCGGCATCCTCTTTGGTGTCGTCGGCATCATCCTCGGCGCCTGCTTCCTGGCCCTGGACTTCAAGCAGGTCGAGGACGGCGTCGCGTTCGGCGCTCCCCGCGAGGAGTCCTGGCTGGCGGCCTTCGGCCTCACCATGACCCTGGTGTGGATCTACCTGGAGATGCTGCGTCTGCTCTCGATCCTGAGCGGCGACGACTAG
- a CDS encoding DUF4287 domain-containing protein: protein MSQVLSEETHRNLLARIPHCTGREISDWLRTVEDGPALRFEEKVSWLRSEHDLAYGHAKALIHEYDLRRAARKLL from the coding sequence ATGTCCCAAGTCCTGTCCGAAGAGACCCACCGCAATCTGCTCGCCAGAATCCCGCACTGCACCGGTCGTGAGATCTCCGACTGGCTCCGCACCGTCGAGGACGGCCCCGCTCTCCGCTTCGAGGAGAAGGTCAGCTGGCTGCGGAGCGAGCACGACCTCGCCTACGGGCACGCGAAGGCGCTCATCCACGAGTACGACCTGCGAAGAGCAGCCCGCAAGCTCCTGTAG
- a CDS encoding acetyl-CoA C-acetyltransferase — MPEAVIVSAARSPIGRAFKGSLKDLRADDLTATIIQTALAKVPELDPRDIDDLMLGCGLPGGEQGNNLGRIIAVQMGMDHLPGCTVTRYCSSSLQTSRMALHAIKAGEGDVFISAGVEMVSRFAKGNSDSWPDTHNPLFADAEARTAARAEESGASWHDPREDGLVPDAYISMGQTAENLARTKGVTRQDMDEFGVRSQNLAEEALKNGFWEREITPVTTPDGTVVAKDDGPRAGVTLEGVQGLKPVFRPDGLVTAGNCCPLNDGAAALVIMSDTKARELGLTPLARIVSTGVSGLSPEIMGYGPVEASKQALKRAGLSVGDIDLAEINEAFAAQVIPSYRDLGLPLDKVNVNGGAIAVGHPFGMTGARITGTLINSLQFHDKQFGLETMCVGGGQGMAMVIERLS, encoded by the coding sequence ATGCCCGAAGCCGTGATCGTCTCTGCTGCCCGTTCCCCCATCGGCCGGGCCTTCAAGGGCTCGCTGAAGGACCTGCGGGCGGACGACCTGACCGCCACGATCATCCAGACCGCACTGGCCAAGGTCCCCGAGCTGGACCCCAGGGACATCGACGACCTGATGCTCGGCTGCGGCCTGCCCGGCGGCGAGCAGGGCAACAACCTGGGCCGCATCATCGCCGTACAGATGGGGATGGACCACCTTCCCGGCTGTACGGTCACCCGCTACTGCTCCTCGTCCCTGCAGACCAGCCGCATGGCGCTGCACGCCATCAAGGCCGGCGAGGGCGACGTCTTCATCTCGGCCGGCGTCGAGATGGTGTCCCGGTTCGCCAAGGGCAACTCCGACAGCTGGCCGGACACCCACAACCCGCTGTTCGCGGACGCCGAGGCCCGCACCGCGGCCCGCGCCGAGGAGTCCGGTGCGAGCTGGCACGACCCGCGCGAGGACGGCCTGGTGCCGGACGCGTACATCTCGATGGGGCAGACCGCGGAGAACCTGGCCCGGACCAAGGGGGTCACCCGCCAGGACATGGACGAGTTCGGCGTCCGGTCGCAGAACCTCGCCGAGGAAGCCCTCAAGAACGGCTTCTGGGAGCGCGAGATCACCCCGGTGACGACGCCTGACGGCACCGTGGTCGCCAAGGACGACGGTCCGCGTGCGGGCGTCACCCTGGAGGGCGTGCAGGGCCTGAAGCCGGTCTTCCGCCCCGACGGCCTGGTCACCGCGGGCAACTGCTGCCCGCTCAACGACGGCGCCGCGGCGCTCGTGATCATGTCCGACACCAAGGCGCGCGAGCTGGGCCTGACCCCGCTGGCCCGGATCGTCTCCACCGGCGTCAGTGGCCTCTCCCCCGAGATCATGGGCTACGGACCCGTCGAGGCGAGCAAGCAGGCGCTGAAGCGCGCCGGGCTGAGCGTCGGCGACATCGACCTGGCCGAGATCAACGAGGCCTTCGCCGCCCAGGTGATCCCGTCCTACCGGGACCTCGGCCTGCCGCTGGACAAGGTCAACGTCAACGGCGGCGCCATCGCGGTGGGCCACCCCTTCGGCATGACCGGCGCGCGGATCACCGGCACGCTGATCAACAGCCTCCAGTTCCACGACAAGCAGTTCGGCCTGGAGACGATGTGCGTGGGCGGCGGCCAGGGCATGGCGATGGTCATCGAGCGCCTGAGCTGA
- a CDS encoding SGNH/GDSL hydrolase family protein produces MARRIAAGAAYGGGSVGLLGAAAVGVLLAEVQLAKRLVGGGVAPVPPSADGRYGVAFAGPSDPLRLGLLGDSTAAGQGVRRAGQTPGALLASGLAAVSERPVDLRNVAQPGARSDDLERQVSLLLADPSGAPDVCVIMIGANDVTHRMPATQSVRCLTTAVRRLRTAGAEVVVGTCPDLGTIEPVYQPLRWLARRVSRQLAAAQTIGSVEQGGRTVSLGDLLGPEFEANPRELFGPDNYHPSAEGYATAAMAVLPTLCAVLGLWPESDHLDGARREDMLPVAKAASQAAREAGTEVTGARAPWALLKHRRRRRLPAATEPHPHPHPHRHRHPRHGGHGEQGEQGEHREQGGSTRVERRPGTDTGTPAAG; encoded by the coding sequence GTGGCACGGCGGATCGCGGCGGGCGCGGCCTACGGCGGCGGCAGCGTCGGACTGCTGGGCGCCGCGGCGGTAGGCGTCCTGCTGGCGGAGGTCCAGCTGGCGAAGCGGCTGGTGGGCGGCGGGGTCGCCCCGGTCCCGCCGAGCGCGGACGGGCGGTACGGGGTGGCGTTCGCCGGGCCGTCGGACCCGCTGCGGCTGGGGCTGCTGGGGGATTCCACGGCGGCCGGGCAGGGCGTGCGGCGGGCCGGACAGACCCCGGGCGCGCTGCTGGCCTCGGGGCTGGCGGCGGTCTCGGAGCGGCCGGTGGACCTGCGCAATGTCGCGCAGCCGGGGGCCAGGTCGGACGATCTGGAGCGGCAGGTCTCGCTGCTGCTCGCGGACCCGTCCGGGGCCCCGGACGTCTGCGTGATCATGATCGGGGCGAACGATGTGACGCACCGGATGCCCGCGACCCAGTCGGTGCGCTGTCTGACCACGGCGGTGCGCAGGCTGCGGACGGCGGGCGCCGAGGTGGTGGTCGGCACCTGCCCGGACCTGGGCACGATCGAGCCGGTGTACCAGCCGCTGCGGTGGCTGGCCCGGCGGGTGAGCCGCCAGCTGGCGGCGGCGCAGACGATCGGTTCGGTGGAGCAGGGCGGGCGCACGGTGTCGTTGGGCGACCTGCTGGGCCCGGAGTTCGAGGCGAACCCGCGGGAGCTGTTCGGACCGGACAACTACCACCCCTCGGCCGAGGGGTACGCGACCGCGGCGATGGCGGTGCTGCCGACGCTCTGCGCGGTGCTGGGGCTGTGGCCGGAGTCCGACCATCTGGACGGCGCCCGGCGCGAGGACATGCTGCCGGTGGCCAAGGCGGCCTCCCAGGCGGCCAGGGAGGCCGGTACGGAGGTCACCGGGGCCCGCGCGCCCTGGGCACTCCTCAAGCACCGCAGGCGGCGGCGCCTGCCCGCGGCCACGGAGCCGCATCCGCACCCCCATCCGCACCGGCACCGTCATCCGCGTCACGGCGGCCACGGGGAGCAGGGAGAACAGGGGGAACACCGGGAGCAGGGTGGCTCCACCCGGGTGGAGCGGCGTCCGGGCACCGACACGGGCACCCCGGCCGCCGGCTGA
- a CDS encoding cystathionine beta-synthase, translating into MQFHDSMISLVGNTPLVRLRSVTAGIQATVLAKVEYFNPGGSVKDRIALRMIEAAEQSGELLPGGTIVEPTSGNTGVGLAIVAQQKGYKCIFVCPDKVSTDKINVLRAYGAEVVVCPTAVDPEHPDSYYNVSDRLVRETPGAWKPDQYSNPNNPRSHYETTGPELWEQTDGKITHFVAGVGTGGTISGTGRYLKDVSEGAVRIIGADPEGSVYSGGSGRPYLVEGVGEDFWPTAYDRAVTDEIVAVSDKDSFQMTRRLAKEEGLLVGGSCGMAVVGALEVAKQLGPDDVVVVLLPDSGRGYLSKIFNDEWMADYGFLENTGPSARVADVLDYKEGPIPTLVHMHPEETVGEAIDVLREYGVSQMPIVKPGAGHPDVMAAEVIGSVVERELLNALFAQRASLSDPLEKHMSSPLPQVGSGEPVEDLMAVLGGAGAADAAIVLVEGKPKGVVSRQDLLAFLAKDAAAVTKP; encoded by the coding sequence GTGCAATTCCACGATTCGATGATCAGCCTCGTTGGCAACACCCCGCTGGTGAGGCTGCGCAGTGTGACGGCCGGCATCCAGGCGACGGTCCTGGCCAAGGTCGAGTACTTCAACCCCGGCGGCTCGGTCAAGGACCGGATCGCCCTTCGCATGATCGAGGCCGCCGAACAGAGCGGTGAGCTGCTGCCCGGCGGCACGATCGTCGAGCCGACGAGCGGCAACACGGGCGTGGGCCTGGCGATCGTCGCGCAGCAGAAGGGCTACAAGTGCATCTTCGTCTGCCCGGACAAGGTGTCCACGGACAAGATCAACGTGCTGCGCGCCTACGGCGCCGAGGTCGTCGTCTGCCCGACGGCGGTCGACCCCGAACACCCGGACTCCTACTACAACGTCTCCGACCGGCTGGTCCGTGAGACGCCCGGAGCGTGGAAGCCCGACCAGTACTCCAACCCGAACAACCCGCGCTCCCACTACGAGACCACCGGTCCCGAACTGTGGGAGCAGACGGACGGGAAGATCACCCATTTCGTGGCGGGCGTCGGCACCGGCGGGACGATCAGCGGCACCGGCCGCTATCTGAAGGACGTCAGCGAGGGCGCCGTCAGGATCATCGGCGCGGACCCGGAGGGCTCGGTCTACTCGGGCGGCTCGGGGCGGCCGTATCTGGTCGAGGGCGTCGGCGAGGACTTCTGGCCGACGGCGTACGACCGTGCGGTCACCGACGAGATCGTCGCCGTGTCCGACAAGGACTCCTTCCAGATGACCCGCCGGCTCGCCAAGGAGGAGGGCCTGCTGGTCGGCGGCTCCTGCGGGATGGCGGTCGTGGGCGCCCTGGAGGTCGCGAAGCAGCTGGGCCCGGACGACGTGGTCGTCGTCCTGCTCCCGGACAGCGGGCGCGGCTACCTGAGCAAGATCTTCAACGACGAGTGGATGGCGGACTACGGCTTCCTGGAGAACACCGGTCCCTCCGCACGCGTCGCGGACGTCCTCGACTACAAGGAGGGCCCGATCCCGACGCTCGTCCACATGCACCCGGAGGAGACCGTCGGCGAGGCGATCGACGTCCTGCGCGAGTACGGCGTCTCGCAGATGCCGATCGTGAAGCCGGGCGCCGGCCACCCGGACGTGATGGCCGCCGAGGTCATCGGCTCGGTGGTCGAGCGCGAGCTGCTGAACGCGCTCTTCGCCCAGCGCGCCTCGCTCTCCGACCCGCTGGAGAAGCACATGTCGTCGCCGCTGCCGCAGGTCGGCTCCGGCGAACCGGTCGAGGACCTGATGGCGGTGCTCGGCGGCGCCGGCGCGGCGGACGCGGCGATTGTGCTGGTCGAGGGCAAGCCCAAGGGCGTGGTCAGCAGGCAGGACCTGCTGGCGTTCCTCGCCAAGGACGCGGCGGCGGTCACCAAGCCGTAG
- a CDS encoding helix-turn-helix transcriptional regulator — MDGDLGDFLRSRRARIQPGDVGLNSYGRRRVPGLRREEVAQLAGVSVDYYIRLEQGRGPSVSDAVLDAVARVLGLDETEHAHLRTVARPKPRTAAPAAAQRVRPGLRLLLDTLGGAPAFVLGRRMDVLAWNAAADAVLGFSELAPDARNVPRQVFLDPGARAFYPDWAAVATETVAHLRLDAGLHPHDKQLAALVGELSMSSEDFRRLWADHQVKAKAYGVKRIDHPAAGALTLPYETLDVPGDPDQCLVVYTPEPGTESAERLALLTAGAVAPAG, encoded by the coding sequence ATGGACGGCGACCTCGGAGACTTCCTCCGCTCACGACGTGCCCGCATACAGCCCGGTGACGTCGGGCTGAACTCGTACGGCCGCAGGCGCGTTCCGGGCCTGCGGCGCGAGGAGGTGGCGCAGCTCGCGGGGGTGAGCGTGGACTACTACATCCGGCTGGAACAGGGGCGCGGCCCGAGCGTCTCGGACGCCGTGCTGGACGCGGTGGCCCGGGTACTCGGGCTGGACGAGACGGAACACGCCCATCTGCGCACGGTGGCCCGCCCGAAGCCGCGCACGGCCGCCCCGGCGGCCGCCCAGCGGGTGCGGCCGGGGCTGCGGCTGCTGCTGGACACCCTGGGCGGGGCACCGGCGTTCGTCCTGGGCCGCCGGATGGACGTACTCGCGTGGAACGCGGCGGCGGACGCCGTCCTCGGCTTCTCGGAGCTCGCCCCGGACGCGCGCAACGTCCCGCGCCAGGTGTTCCTGGACCCCGGTGCCCGCGCGTTCTACCCGGACTGGGCGGCCGTGGCCACGGAGACGGTCGCCCACCTGCGCCTGGACGCGGGCCTCCACCCGCACGACAAGCAACTGGCGGCACTGGTGGGCGAGTTGTCGATGAGCAGCGAGGACTTCCGCCGGCTGTGGGCGGACCACCAGGTGAAGGCGAAGGCGTACGGCGTCAAGCGGATCGACCACCCGGCCGCAGGCGCGCTGACGCTCCCGTACGAGACGCTCGACGTGCCCGGGGATCCCGATCAGTGCCTCGTGGTCTACACCCCGGAGCCGGGTACGGAGTCGGCGGAGCGCCTCGCGCTGCTGACGGCGGGGGCCGTCGCACCGGCCGGCTGA
- a CDS encoding SDR family oxidoreductase, which translates to MSYGTLAGRTAVVTGAASGMGEATARLLAAQGVRVALLARRGERLAELAGRITADGGQALAVVADVTDQASVDAAAERVHAGFGRVDLVVNAAGVMLPNPVDEGRTDEWQRMLDTNVSGVLRIIRAFTADLVAAAAEGRTADLVNISSIGAHITFPNYAVYGATKAALTYLSASLRTELGPRDVRVTNIEPGLTDSELAGHVDNAALSGELDGMFDALGGLSSDEIADLIAYTTSRARHINLRQLVVLPTRQA; encoded by the coding sequence ATGTCGTACGGGACACTCGCAGGCCGCACCGCAGTCGTCACCGGAGCCGCCAGCGGCATGGGCGAGGCCACCGCCCGGCTGCTCGCCGCCCAGGGGGTCAGGGTGGCGCTGCTGGCCCGCCGGGGGGAGCGGCTGGCGGAGCTGGCCGGCAGGATCACCGCCGACGGCGGCCAGGCACTCGCCGTCGTCGCCGACGTCACCGACCAGGCGTCCGTGGACGCCGCCGCCGAGCGGGTGCACGCCGGGTTCGGCCGGGTGGACCTGGTGGTCAACGCCGCCGGAGTGATGCTGCCCAACCCGGTGGACGAGGGCCGTACCGACGAGTGGCAGCGGATGCTGGACACCAACGTGTCGGGCGTCCTGCGCATCATCCGGGCCTTCACCGCGGACCTGGTGGCGGCCGCCGCCGAGGGCCGGACCGCCGACCTGGTCAACATCTCCTCGATCGGCGCGCACATCACGTTCCCCAACTACGCGGTGTACGGCGCGACGAAGGCCGCGCTCACCTACCTCTCGGCCTCGCTGCGCACCGAACTCGGCCCGCGCGACGTCCGCGTCACGAACATCGAGCCGGGCCTCACCGACTCGGAACTGGCGGGGCACGTCGACAACGCGGCGCTCAGCGGCGAGCTCGACGGCATGTTCGACGCGCTCGGCGGCCTCTCCAGCGACGAGATCGCCGACCTCATCGCGTACACGACCAGCCGCGCCCGCCACATCAACCTGCGCCAGCTGGTCGTGCTGCCGACCCGTCAGGCGTGA